In one uncultured Methanoregula sp. genomic region, the following are encoded:
- the mutS gene encoding DNA mismatch repair protein MutS yields the protein MVRELSGEPANEAENGVRLTPVMKQYLELKEKYPDTIVLFRIGDFYETFNEDAELISRELEIVLTSRSRIGDNRIPLAGVPYHAADGYIAKLVSRGFRVAVCEQVEDPKTAKGIVKREIVRVITPGTVIDSSMLPSAAATYLMAICPDAQAKDWGLALLDISTGEFFVARTGHDPGLQNILSEIARYHPAECIVPQGSGPELRDRLQERGVVVTPFRDNAFIEAEARRSLTGHFRVASLAGYGCDDCPAAIGAAGAALTYAKETQFSPLTHISSLSMRSATDSMMLDAITLRNLEIKESIRGGSRGSTLVSSLDLTKTPMGSRLMSRTICRPLTDIALINLRLDGVEFLAGHTALRLALRSDLSRCSDIERIAARIAYGNAGPRDLLALAETLSSLPGLRSTLEGAGRSALPSILGDALAGIREMPQTIDLIRRAIIDDPPAIARNGGVIRPGFSGELDGIRGVLHSGKDWIVELQTQEREKTGIKSLKIGYNRIFGYYIDVSRPNLALVPAHYERKQTTATGERYTLPELRQKEALITNADERVLALERELYTGLIAKLREEIPSLQAIAGGVAVLDVSAALAEVAQKRDYVRPQLNDSDTLVIRDGRHPVVEQGVRGGFVPNDAELSGSRTQIMIITGANMAGKSTFMRSVALTCIMAQAGSFVPARHASIGIIDRIFTRVGAFDDLASGQSTFFVEMLELANILNNITPRSLVILDEIGRGTSTADGSSIAKAVLEFLHGKTASGPKTLFATHFHELIAMEENLKRVKNYHFAVRETKEDVVFLRKLIPGATDKSYGIHVARLAGIPKKVTDRAEVLLDEDRNRPTPAGIRPQRYTQILLVDDHEPKEVPALRHPVLDELEQLNPDEMTPMQALSALAELKRALTSRKG from the coding sequence ATGGTACGTGAATTATCCGGAGAGCCCGCAAACGAAGCTGAGAACGGTGTACGTCTCACGCCGGTGATGAAACAGTACCTGGAGCTCAAGGAGAAATATCCCGATACCATTGTCCTCTTCCGGATAGGGGATTTCTACGAGACCTTCAATGAAGACGCAGAACTCATCTCCCGTGAGCTCGAGATCGTGCTCACGTCGCGATCCCGGATCGGTGATAACCGCATCCCGCTTGCCGGTGTCCCGTACCACGCAGCCGACGGGTACATTGCAAAACTGGTAAGCCGGGGGTTCAGGGTAGCGGTCTGCGAACAGGTGGAAGACCCCAAAACCGCAAAAGGTATCGTGAAGCGGGAGATCGTGCGGGTTATCACACCAGGTACCGTTATCGATTCCTCGATGCTTCCATCCGCTGCGGCAACCTACCTTATGGCTATCTGTCCCGATGCGCAGGCAAAGGATTGGGGCCTTGCACTCCTGGATATCTCGACCGGTGAATTCTTTGTGGCCCGTACCGGGCATGACCCGGGTCTCCAGAATATCCTCTCCGAGATCGCACGCTACCATCCGGCCGAGTGCATCGTGCCACAGGGGTCGGGGCCGGAACTCCGCGATCGTCTGCAGGAACGGGGTGTTGTGGTCACACCGTTCCGGGACAACGCATTTATCGAAGCGGAAGCCCGCCGCTCGCTTACCGGCCATTTCCGCGTGGCCTCCCTTGCCGGTTACGGGTGCGATGACTGCCCTGCGGCGATCGGGGCCGCGGGAGCTGCCCTGACCTATGCAAAGGAGACACAGTTCTCTCCCCTTACGCATATCAGCAGTCTCTCGATGAGGTCCGCCACCGACAGTATGATGCTCGATGCCATCACGCTGCGCAATCTCGAGATAAAGGAGAGCATCCGGGGGGGCAGCCGGGGCTCAACGCTCGTCTCGTCGCTTGACCTGACAAAAACACCGATGGGAAGCAGGCTCATGAGCCGCACCATCTGCAGGCCCCTCACGGATATTGCCCTGATCAACCTGCGGCTGGATGGCGTGGAATTCCTTGCCGGTCATACCGCTCTTCGCCTTGCCTTACGCTCTGACCTCTCCCGTTGTTCCGATATCGAGCGGATAGCTGCCCGTATAGCGTATGGGAATGCCGGCCCCCGCGACCTGCTCGCGCTTGCCGAGACCCTGTCATCCCTGCCCGGTCTCCGTTCAACGCTGGAAGGTGCCGGGAGATCTGCGTTGCCGTCTATCCTGGGAGATGCACTGGCCGGGATCCGGGAAATGCCCCAGACCATCGATCTCATCCGCAGAGCCATCATTGACGATCCCCCGGCCATTGCCCGGAACGGGGGTGTTATCCGCCCGGGATTTTCCGGGGAACTTGACGGTATCCGGGGAGTGCTCCATTCAGGAAAGGACTGGATCGTTGAACTCCAGACGCAGGAGCGGGAGAAGACCGGGATCAAGTCGCTCAAGATTGGGTACAACCGGATCTTCGGCTATTACATTGATGTCAGCCGGCCCAATCTTGCCCTTGTTCCTGCCCACTACGAGCGCAAGCAGACCACCGCAACCGGCGAGCGCTACACCCTGCCCGAGCTGCGGCAGAAAGAAGCGCTCATCACAAACGCGGATGAGCGCGTGCTTGCCCTCGAACGGGAACTCTATACGGGGCTCATTGCAAAACTCCGGGAAGAGATCCCCTCCCTCCAGGCCATTGCAGGGGGAGTTGCCGTGCTGGATGTATCCGCGGCACTCGCGGAAGTGGCACAGAAGCGGGACTATGTCCGGCCCCAGCTTAACGATTCCGACACGCTCGTTATCCGTGACGGTCGCCACCCGGTTGTGGAACAGGGGGTCCGCGGGGGGTTTGTACCCAACGATGCCGAGCTCTCCGGCAGCCGGACCCAGATCATGATTATCACCGGCGCCAACATGGCGGGTAAATCCACCTTCATGCGCTCGGTTGCCCTCACCTGCATTATGGCGCAGGCCGGCAGTTTTGTCCCGGCCCGGCATGCGAGCATCGGCATCATCGACCGGATCTTCACCCGCGTAGGGGCGTTTGACGACCTTGCAAGCGGCCAGAGCACGTTCTTTGTCGAGATGCTCGAACTCGCCAATATCCTCAACAACATCACGCCAAGAAGCCTCGTTATACTCGACGAGATTGGGCGGGGCACGAGCACAGCGGACGGGAGTTCGATTGCAAAAGCGGTGCTCGAGTTCCTGCACGGGAAGACAGCATCCGGGCCAAAGACCCTTTTTGCCACGCACTTTCACGAGCTCATCGCCATGGAAGAGAACCTGAAGCGGGTGAAAAATTACCATTTTGCGGTCAGGGAGACAAAGGAGGACGTGGTCTTCCTCCGCAAGCTCATTCCCGGTGCAACGGACAAGAGTTATGGTATCCACGTTGCCCGTCTGGCGGGTATACCAAAGAAAGTGACCGACCGGGCAGAAGTCCTTCTCGATGAAGACAGGAACCGTCCGACACCCGCCGGGATACGCCCCCAGCGCTACACCCAGATCCTGCTTGTCGATGATCACGAGCCAAAGGAAGTTCCGGCACTCCGCCACCCGGTTCTGGACGAGCTGGAACAACTCAACCCGGACGAGATGACACCCATGCAGGCGCTTTCGGCTCTTGCAGAACTCAAGAGAGCACTCACTTCCCGTAAAGGCTGA
- the mutL gene encoding DNA mismatch repair endonuclease MutL — MDPKNPAPVIRVLDTATVNKIAAGEVVDRPASVMKELIENAIDAGARTIRIGITSSDGGITTIRVTDDGWGMLPSDALLAFTQHATSKIVTIDDLNHIATLGFRGEALASIAAVSRVTLLTKPKGSGTAAGTKIVVYGGKVLEQQETGTPEGTTILVEELFFNTPARKKFLKSLNTELAHIHTVLEGICLAWPQISFRFFYNEREQLVTDRSEHALDTIARIYGSELARMLIQVSHSEPFVKISGYIAPPSLARKDTSRLIVAINRRYVSSPLISNAVKEGYGTLLPRDRIPVAFLTLAIDTALVDVNVHPTKKEVRLSRENEIRETVRNAVNTALLSRDLIPAAAAPEQLMECLIPAMEEPVIHEYQGGETLPDGVFESTHIGTLSSDQHLRQTELPTGSPGTLPKIPAMEVIGEFGGIYILARTSTDELVIIDQHAAHERILYEQVARQDPGHQSQELIAPVILHRTPRDTAVIRDLLPALAREGFVLEDFGRDTFLVRAIPVVLGRTEGTGIIDEIISDLVSPDSARSVTNRERLTRIIACRGAIKAGTVLTREQCQRVIDQLRLTTSPFTCPHGRPTIIRFTREDLDAMFKRI, encoded by the coding sequence ATGGATCCGAAAAACCCCGCCCCGGTAATCCGCGTTCTCGACACGGCAACAGTCAACAAGATAGCTGCCGGCGAAGTTGTGGACCGGCCGGCTTCGGTGATGAAAGAGCTCATCGAGAACGCTATCGATGCAGGTGCCCGGACTATCCGCATCGGGATCACCTCTTCCGATGGCGGAATAACCACAATCCGTGTAACCGATGACGGCTGGGGTATGCTGCCCTCCGATGCACTTCTCGCATTCACGCAGCATGCCACGAGCAAGATCGTCACCATCGATGATCTCAATCACATTGCAACGCTCGGCTTTCGGGGAGAAGCGCTTGCCAGTATCGCTGCAGTCTCGCGGGTAACGCTTCTCACAAAACCAAAGGGAAGCGGCACTGCAGCAGGCACAAAGATTGTGGTATATGGGGGAAAAGTCCTGGAGCAGCAGGAGACCGGTACTCCGGAAGGAACAACTATTCTTGTCGAGGAACTCTTCTTCAACACGCCAGCCCGGAAAAAGTTCTTAAAAAGCCTCAACACCGAACTTGCCCACATTCACACGGTCCTCGAGGGTATCTGTCTTGCATGGCCGCAGATATCGTTCCGGTTCTTTTACAACGAACGCGAGCAGCTGGTGACCGACCGCTCGGAACATGCTCTTGATACCATTGCCAGGATTTACGGCAGCGAACTCGCACGGATGCTGATTCAGGTCAGCCATTCTGAACCATTCGTGAAGATCAGCGGCTACATTGCACCGCCTTCCCTTGCCCGCAAGGACACCTCCCGGCTGATCGTTGCCATCAACCGGCGCTATGTGTCATCCCCCCTCATCAGCAATGCGGTAAAGGAAGGCTACGGCACCCTGCTGCCCCGGGACCGGATACCGGTTGCCTTCCTCACGCTTGCGATCGATACAGCGCTTGTTGATGTGAACGTGCACCCCACAAAAAAAGAAGTCCGGCTCTCCCGGGAGAACGAGATCCGGGAGACCGTCCGGAACGCAGTTAATACAGCACTGCTCAGCCGTGACCTGATCCCGGCTGCCGCAGCACCGGAGCAGCTCATGGAATGCCTGATACCGGCTATGGAAGAACCGGTTATTCATGAATATCAGGGGGGTGAGACCCTCCCCGATGGGGTTTTCGAATCTACACATATCGGAACGCTCTCATCCGACCAGCACCTCCGCCAGACTGAACTTCCGACGGGCTCCCCGGGAACCCTGCCGAAGATTCCCGCGATGGAAGTAATCGGGGAGTTTGGCGGCATCTACATCCTTGCGCGGACCAGCACTGATGAACTCGTAATCATCGACCAGCACGCGGCCCATGAACGGATTCTCTATGAGCAGGTGGCACGGCAGGATCCCGGGCACCAGTCACAGGAACTCATCGCGCCGGTCATTCTTCACCGCACCCCCCGGGATACCGCAGTCATCCGCGATCTCCTGCCCGCCCTTGCCCGGGAAGGATTTGTTCTCGAAGATTTCGGCAGGGACACATTCCTTGTCCGGGCTATCCCGGTCGTTCTTGGCAGGACGGAAGGGACCGGAATTATTGATGAGATCATCAGCGATCTTGTCAGTCCGGATTCTGCCAGATCTGTCACCAACCGGGAGCGGCTCACCCGGATCATTGCGTGCCGGGGGGCCATCAAGGCCGGAACTGTACTGACCCGTGAGCAGTGCCAGCGGGTAATAGACCAGCTGCGCCTGACAACAAGCCCGTTCACCTGCCCCCATGGCCGTCCGACCATCATCCGTTTCACCCGTGAAGATCTCGACGCGATGTTCAAGCGGATTTGA